A section of the candidate division WOR-3 bacterium genome encodes:
- a CDS encoding Spy/CpxP family protein refolding chaperone encodes MKLLKIALLVLAVLTQTAYGRDLGREKQREFHEERENHPPPDRENNDRHEFRFRLFEELDMTDSQKDEIKAMFEENREFNRGVREQMREKFEEIKNAIENGMSQSEVEAAMDEIMNSERQIALQRIRLAFSLRQVLTEEQLGKLPTDFLARMILPPPQGQRDERNEHRFMDCH; translated from the coding sequence GTGAAATTATTGAAAATCGCATTGCTCGTACTGGCCGTGTTGACTCAAACAGCATACGGCAGGGACTTAGGGCGGGAAAAACAGCGGGAATTCCATGAAGAAAGAGAAAACCACCCGCCGCCGGATCGTGAAAACAACGATCGGCACGAATTTCGGTTCCGGTTGTTTGAAGAGCTCGATATGACCGATTCGCAGAAAGATGAAATAAAAGCGATGTTTGAAGAAAACAGGGAATTTAACCGCGGTGTCCGCGAACAGATGAGAGAAAAATTCGAAGAAATCAAGAACGCCATCGAAAACGGTATGTCTCAAAGCGAAGTTGAGGCGGCAATGGATGAGATAATGAACAGCGAAAGGCAAATAGCGCTGCAGCGCATCCGGCTGGCTTTTTCTCTCAGGCAGGTATTGACGGAGGAACAACTCGGAAAACTGCCGACGGATTTCCTTGCCAGAATGATACTCCCTCCTCCGCAGGGACAAAGAGACGAAAGAAACGAACACAGGTTCATGGACTGCCACTGA
- a CDS encoding zf-HC2 domain-containing protein, whose protein sequence is MEHEKIIDMIGAFIDKELNIEDSYIVREHLKMCGECRQYYEEMKSIDTKIGKVADSEIMPSDSYFKSLSSAIMTQLPRKPGFEWGQLFSFMSRREMSAVGIMGFVLIFAIIFRLMFVNTYRDIQNKKTQTAVETENLQRQATTHRSVFALNQSDEENETAITGNAKDSTGYYAADCLISRTAYGGISTEIQESGVDLVGTVSSTTPDYQDQDFLFPASALKVAGACSEIDENAGLSSDGTEDAIPLDRSLTQEIECSSQPSVACEETASGEGFFELTTLDDVRKEHPELTGSVKIRFDIDSGGRVFRIEMPEKLDTALRDYVFNSNYLRKTGYSDTFIEIEITPEKIYDLEFDF, encoded by the coding sequence ATGGAACACGAAAAAATAATTGACATGATAGGCGCTTTCATAGACAAAGAGCTGAACATTGAGGACTCCTACATAGTCCGCGAACATCTCAAAATGTGCGGCGAATGCCGGCAATATTACGAAGAAATGAAATCCATAGACACTAAGATCGGCAAGGTTGCCGACAGCGAGATAATGCCTTCCGACTCATACTTTAAATCCCTGTCCTCTGCAATCATGACTCAATTGCCGAGAAAACCGGGCTTTGAATGGGGGCAATTGTTTTCCTTCATGTCGAGAAGAGAAATGTCCGCCGTCGGCATTATGGGTTTTGTCCTTATTTTCGCCATCATTTTCAGACTGATGTTCGTCAACACATACAGGGACATTCAAAACAAAAAAACTCAAACTGCCGTTGAAACTGAAAACCTGCAAAGACAGGCGACGACCCATCGCTCCGTATTTGCTTTGAATCAGTCAGACGAAGAGAATGAAACAGCGATTACGGGAAACGCTAAAGACTCAACCGGATATTACGCGGCAGACTGCCTTATCAGTCGAACTGCTTACGGGGGGATTTCCACGGAAATTCAGGAATCCGGTGTTGACTTGGTCGGAACAGTGTCATCAACTACGCCCGACTATCAGGATCAAGACTTTCTTTTTCCCGCGTCGGCTCTAAAAGTTGCGGGGGCATGTTCCGAGATAGACGAAAATGCAGGTTTATCTTCGGACGGAACTGAAGACGCGATCCCTTTGGACAGGAGTCTCACTCAAGAAATCGAATGTTCGTCACAACCTTCCGTCGCTTGCGAGGAAACCGCTTCGGGTGAAGGTTTTTTTGAACTGACGACCTTGGACGACGTCAGAAAAGAACATCCGGAATTAACAGGATCGGTAAAAATCCGTTTCGACATCGACTCTGGCGGCCGCGTTTTCAGGATCGAAATGCCTGAAAAACTGGACACGGCTCTCAGAGATTACGTATTTAACTCAAATTACCTGCGAAAAACAGGATATTCAGACACTTTTATCGAAATCGAGATAACACCCGAAAAAATATACGACCTCGAGTTTGATTTTTAA
- a CDS encoding sigma-70 family RNA polymerase sigma factor: MFSGIENKEKADDEIIDKVLKGDRECFGLLIEKYQKKVYAQIKRKYYIDSDDMDDIMQDTFIRCFKNLNSFKRGNDFYPWLATIAINLSKDFLRKKITSKSRVQELYENPGSRPEKKDFLKEIDELDGIKEILSELTPEYREVLVLRAEGFSYTEISEKISVPVGTVMSRLNRARKLILDKFSKRS, encoded by the coding sequence ATGTTTTCGGGTATAGAAAATAAAGAAAAAGCGGACGATGAGATAATTGATAAAGTCTTGAAGGGGGACAGGGAATGTTTTGGACTGCTCATCGAAAAATATCAAAAGAAAGTGTACGCGCAGATCAAGAGGAAGTATTACATTGACAGCGATGACATGGACGACATAATGCAGGACACTTTCATCAGATGCTTCAAAAACCTGAATTCTTTCAAGCGAGGGAACGATTTCTATCCATGGCTCGCTACAATAGCAATAAACCTCAGTAAAGATTTTCTCAGAAAAAAAATCACGAGTAAATCGCGCGTTCAGGAATTATACGAAAATCCCGGATCTCGCCCTGAAAAAAAGGACTTTCTCAAAGAAATTGATGAACTTGACGGAATAAAAGAGATACTGTCCGAACTGACGCCCGAATACAGGGAAGTTTTAGTGCTGAGAGCGGAAGGTTTCAGCTACACCGAGATTTCAGAAAAAATTTCAGTCCCGGTTGGGACAGTAATGTCTAGACTTAACAGAGCGAGAAAACTGATTCTCGATAAATTTTCCAAGAGGTCGTGA